One segment of Saprospiraceae bacterium DNA contains the following:
- a CDS encoding ester cyclase — MKNIRLTLLLVAALATTLASAQTRAEQNKANYLKVMEGMNAQNFAALEQHCTEDFQDNLPPGFSEATGLKGLAASKALLQSLFTAFPDLKFELKNVLADDQTLLAYLVMSGTMKGEFMGMKPTGKSFKLDTVDIIWFNAAGKAYKHLGVQDNLDFFEQLGLVPGN, encoded by the coding sequence ATGAAAAACATACGTCTCACCTTGCTGCTTGTAGCAGCGCTCGCCACTACCCTCGCTTCCGCACAAACAAGGGCGGAACAAAACAAAGCCAATTATCTCAAAGTCATGGAAGGCATGAACGCCCAAAATTTCGCTGCGCTCGAACAACACTGCACGGAGGATTTTCAGGATAATTTACCTCCGGGCTTTTCAGAAGCGACCGGATTGAAAGGCCTGGCTGCTTCCAAAGCATTGTTACAAAGTTTGTTTACCGCCTTCCCCGACCTGAAATTTGAATTGAAAAATGTGCTCGCAGATGACCAAACCCTTCTCGCCTATCTCGTGATGAGCGGCACCATGAAGGGCGAATTTATGGGCATGAAACCCACCGGCAAATCTTTCAAATTGGATACGGTGGATATCATTTGGTTCAATGCAGCGGGAAAGGCATACAAGCACCTCGGTGTGCAGGACAATCTCGATTTCTTTGAACAACTTGGCTTAGTGCCGGGCAACTAA